A window of Fibrobacter sp. contains these coding sequences:
- a CDS encoding YDG domain-containing protein, translated as MKKIYTSLLFLFPIALHAECELSLNNDGEYLISSYSDFTKMAREDCPNDASYRLTKDISGKGEANFAPISSFSGKLHGNAHVISDVKISAGNYNIVGIFKDLSGTVDSIGFDKFEVFGGRYTGLIAGMSTPTISHVFITNSTIRGENMVGGFVGQNSGKIQDSYIDNSTVQAYYEFGGITGQNNGTIERTYAINDYQPEASNYKNFGGITGINEGTITASYASFYSIKSPKSIADSTTRYSKIDNLSKLIDRNKYDTTEFKQSASQLWDFNEKWTMVQNHTRPMLRMFMKEIKIYPMPNSMTYNGKPYNNYTVLITPDNYDNSIIRGSFGFDGPAYTAVNVGEYDLQVTTNNIFSNQRGYYFTGGSTTVSITPKALTVSGITANDKKYDSTTTATLSGTPVLDGLVEGDTLSLTGEATAEFENAEPGKSKKVIISGLEIEGDSLTLANYTFTLPELKANIEEEKTDAIFNAPRTRVQKKQGTAYDIRGAVVPKRKQNFLRTFQKR; from the coding sequence ATGAAAAAGATTTACACATCACTTTTATTTCTTTTTCCCATCGCACTGCACGCCGAATGCGAACTTTCGCTGAATAACGATGGCGAATACCTGATTTCATCGTATAGCGACTTTACCAAGATGGCGCGCGAAGACTGTCCAAACGACGCATCGTACCGCCTGACGAAAGACATTTCCGGCAAGGGCGAAGCAAACTTCGCACCGATTTCCAGTTTTTCCGGGAAACTGCACGGCAACGCGCACGTCATCAGCGACGTGAAAATTTCTGCGGGCAACTACAACATCGTCGGGATATTCAAGGATCTTTCCGGAACAGTCGACAGCATCGGTTTCGACAAGTTCGAAGTGTTTGGCGGGCGATACACCGGGCTTATCGCCGGAATGTCCACCCCCACCATCAGCCACGTATTCATTACCAACAGCACAATCCGCGGCGAAAACATGGTCGGCGGCTTTGTCGGCCAGAACAGCGGAAAAATCCAAGATTCCTATATAGACAATTCTACCGTCCAAGCATACTATGAGTTTGGCGGCATCACCGGACAAAATAACGGAACCATCGAAAGGACATACGCCATCAACGATTACCAGCCCGAGGCTTCGAACTACAAGAACTTCGGCGGCATCACGGGCATCAATGAGGGGACCATAACCGCCTCGTACGCAAGCTTCTATTCCATCAAATCGCCCAAATCCATCGCCGATTCCACGACAAGGTATTCGAAAATAGACAACTTAAGCAAGCTCATCGACCGCAACAAGTACGACACAACAGAATTCAAGCAGTCTGCAAGCCAGCTATGGGACTTTAATGAAAAATGGACCATGGTCCAGAACCACACGAGACCCATGCTGCGCATGTTCATGAAAGAAATCAAAATCTACCCCATGCCAAATTCGATGACGTACAACGGAAAACCCTACAACAACTACACCGTACTCATCACGCCCGACAATTACGACAACAGCATCATCCGCGGTTCCTTCGGGTTCGACGGTCCTGCCTACACGGCAGTAAATGTCGGCGAATACGATTTACAGGTAACGACAAACAACATTTTCTCGAACCAGCGCGGTTACTACTTCACGGGCGGTTCAACCACTGTTTCCATCACGCCTAAAGCGCTGACCGTTTCGGGCATTACCGCAAACGACAAGAAATACGACAGCACCACGACGGCTACCCTTTCGGGAACTCCCGTCCTCGACGGGCTTGTCGAAGGAGACACGCTTTCCCTGACCGGAGAAGCGACCGCGGAATTCGAGAACGCAGAACCCGGGAAGTCAAAGAAAGTCATCATAAGCGGGCTCGAAATAGAAGGCGATTCGCTGACGCTCGCAAATTACACGTTCACGCTCCCCGAACTAAAAGCGAACATCGAAGAAGAAAAAACGGACGCTATATTCAATGCTCCGCGCACCCGCGTGCAAAAAAAACAGGGAACTGCCTACGACATCAGGGGCGCCGTCGTCCCGAAACGGAAGCAGAACTTCTTGAGGACATTCCAAAAGCGCTAG
- the nirJ1 gene encoding putative heme d1 biosynthesis radical SAM protein NirJ1, with product MISITKLLMDTPNYGDQLRYEPRAHESKNGVAPGRGPVVVWNCTKTCNLSCVHCYARSEAIKYQNELSHEEGLALIDQLADFKVPVLLFSGGEPLLRPDFFELANYAASKGIRPTISTNGTCITEDVAKKLKDMGVGYVGISLDGCEATHDKFRGKDGAYRLALRGIRNCVATGQKVGLRFTITRYNVQDLNAIFDLLESENIDRVCFYHLVYSGRGSAMVENDLNHEESRKAMDLIIDRTLDFKKRGIDKEILTVDNHADAVYLYLRMKREDPARAEKVLELIQRNGGNRSGMAFGNIDSIGNVHPDQFTQYITLGNVRERSFGEIWSDESNPIMAGLKNRKPILKGRCPKCAYLNLCNGNFRTRAEAVTGDFWEQDPACYLTDEEICG from the coding sequence ATGATCAGCATTACCAAGCTTTTGATGGATACCCCGAATTACGGCGACCAGCTGCGTTACGAACCGCGTGCCCACGAATCTAAGAACGGTGTGGCTCCCGGTCGCGGCCCCGTGGTGGTATGGAACTGCACCAAGACGTGCAACCTGAGTTGCGTGCACTGTTATGCCCGCTCCGAGGCCATCAAGTACCAGAACGAACTCTCGCACGAAGAAGGCTTGGCTTTGATTGACCAGCTTGCGGATTTTAAGGTGCCGGTCCTTTTGTTCAGCGGTGGCGAACCTTTGCTGCGTCCGGACTTCTTTGAACTCGCGAACTATGCGGCAAGCAAGGGGATTCGCCCGACCATCAGCACGAATGGCACTTGCATTACCGAGGATGTCGCGAAGAAGCTCAAGGACATGGGTGTGGGTTACGTGGGCATCAGCTTGGATGGCTGCGAGGCGACGCACGACAAGTTCCGCGGCAAGGATGGCGCCTACAGGCTTGCACTCCGCGGCATCCGCAACTGCGTGGCGACGGGCCAGAAGGTGGGCCTCCGCTTCACGATTACGCGCTACAACGTGCAGGACCTGAATGCGATTTTCGATTTGCTCGAAAGCGAGAATATCGACCGCGTGTGCTTCTACCACCTGGTGTATAGCGGACGCGGTTCCGCGATGGTCGAAAATGACCTGAACCACGAAGAAAGCCGCAAGGCGATGGATCTTATTATCGACCGCACGCTCGACTTCAAGAAGCGTGGCATCGACAAGGAAATCCTGACCGTCGACAACCACGCCGACGCCGTCTACCTGTACCTGCGCATGAAGCGCGAAGACCCGGCCCGTGCGGAAAAGGTGCTGGAACTTATCCAGCGTAACGGCGGCAACCGCAGCGGCATGGCTTTCGGCAACATCGACAGCATCGGTAACGTTCACCCTGACCAGTTTACGCAGTACATTACGCTCGGCAATGTGCGTGAGCGCAGCTTCGGTGAAATCTGGAGCGATGAGAGCAACCCGATTATGGCGGGCCTCAAGAACAGGAAGCCCATTCTGAAGGGACGCTGCCCCAAGTGCGCCTACCTGAACCTCTGCAACGGCAACTTCCGCACCCGCGCCGAAGCCGTGACCGGTGACTTCTGGGAACAGGACCCGGCCTGCTATTTGACCGACGAAGAAATATGTGGCTAG
- a CDS encoding FKBP-type peptidyl-prolyl cis-trans isomerase N-terminal domain-containing protein: MKSKVLLGIASLSLMMAACDSLSVDKSAKSISANSSDDQKFAYMLGAQFGLQNFKMIPLQMGEEIDEDVVVQAIMDSYKANKDTNFKLQISVDSLRRVGFDYNSNARTRMEGIRPDSATVASFNGDQSKFRAYMDSAMKALPVKKAPLPKKEAVKLGNDATDNQKFSYFIGVQFENQFTAIGSQFQTEFDVDYFVLGVREAGAKSRDTTLALTLPDDSLKAVGERFNEKMKVLREEAVKKAQEEEAKLKEAVAGLRGDTLVNGMPAKMNFKVKVSGITNKAENLETWAGKPLLIFYFSATCGHCAHAAPQILEIAKEFAPKGLTTVAVASGGNNKSGIRKFADNAKFDDTINIVWDEGRQFGELYSDGYVPKVYLVNPDASYKEYVAFESEKETLKQEIAALMDGTPVVWKIDPPKPAEIDTLKPAAAK, from the coding sequence ATGAAATCTAAAGTCCTGCTGGGTATTGCCTCGCTTTCCTTGATGATGGCAGCCTGTGATTCTTTATCTGTCGATAAATCTGCAAAGTCCATTTCGGCAAATTCTTCGGATGACCAGAAGTTTGCCTATATGCTGGGTGCCCAGTTCGGCCTCCAGAACTTCAAGATGATTCCGCTGCAGATGGGTGAGGAAATCGACGAGGACGTCGTTGTCCAGGCTATCATGGACAGCTACAAGGCCAATAAGGATACGAACTTCAAGCTGCAGATTTCCGTGGATTCTCTCAGGCGCGTCGGTTTCGACTACAATTCCAATGCACGTACCCGTATGGAAGGCATCCGTCCGGATAGCGCTACCGTGGCTTCCTTTAACGGAGACCAGTCCAAGTTCCGCGCCTACATGGATTCTGCCATGAAGGCCCTGCCGGTGAAAAAGGCCCCCCTTCCCAAGAAGGAAGCAGTGAAGCTCGGTAATGATGCGACCGACAACCAGAAGTTCTCCTACTTTATCGGCGTGCAGTTCGAAAACCAGTTCACGGCTATCGGTTCCCAGTTCCAGACCGAATTCGACGTGGACTACTTTGTGCTTGGTGTCCGTGAAGCCGGTGCCAAGTCCCGCGATACGACGCTTGCGCTCACTCTGCCCGATGATTCCCTCAAGGCCGTTGGCGAACGTTTCAACGAGAAGATGAAGGTCCTCCGCGAAGAAGCCGTGAAGAAGGCCCAGGAAGAAGAAGCCAAGTTGAAGGAAGCTGTCGCCGGCCTCCGTGGCGATACGCTCGTGAACGGTATGCCTGCCAAGATGAACTTCAAGGTGAAGGTCTCCGGCATCACGAACAAGGCCGAAAACCTCGAAACCTGGGCTGGCAAGCCGCTCCTGATTTTCTACTTCTCCGCGACCTGCGGCCACTGCGCTCATGCCGCTCCGCAGATTCTTGAAATCGCGAAGGAATTTGCCCCGAAGGGCCTTACCACGGTTGCCGTTGCCAGCGGTGGAAACAACAAGTCCGGCATCCGCAAGTTTGCCGACAACGCGAAGTTCGACGATACCATCAATATCGTGTGGGATGAAGGCCGCCAGTTCGGCGAACTCTACAGCGATGGCTACGTGCCCAAGGTCTACCTCGTGAACCCGGATGCCTCGTACAAGGAATACGTGGCCTTCGAAAGCGAGAAGGAAACCCTCAAGCAGGAAATTGCCGCCCTCATGGATGGCACTCCCGTGGTCTGGAAGATCGACCCGCCGAAGCCTGCTGAGATTGACACGCTCAAGCCTGCTGCTGCCAAGTAA
- a CDS encoding pseudouridine synthase → MKAPRDMYFESEVRPEQNGRPLLDSLVERFTYHSREEWVDRFTRGLVTLNGAVAGLDTIAHKGDKVVYHVENYEEPEVPTDFDTVFEDDEFILVAKPAGIPVHHTGRIFYNTFASVVRRATDCETATPMHRLDRDTGGLMLFAKYAETAARFQKNLDRILLGKFYLAVVRGEFPHEEYRCDFPLREDPASPLRVKMFRFDDGKPCSTIFRRLKVFERDGQVYSALECELLTGRKHQIRAHLAELGFPIVADRLYAHDGVYYDKLAREGLSEEDYRFLGGHYHMLYAYKVKLFLPYWDSPRVFTSDNFPSEMKSLLADFAIL, encoded by the coding sequence ATGAAGGCTCCCCGCGACATGTACTTCGAAAGCGAGGTGCGCCCCGAACAGAACGGGCGCCCTTTGCTGGATTCGCTTGTTGAACGCTTTACCTATCACAGCCGCGAAGAATGGGTTGACCGCTTCACGCGGGGGCTCGTGACGCTGAACGGTGCGGTTGCGGGCCTCGACACGATAGCGCACAAGGGTGACAAGGTCGTATACCACGTGGAAAACTACGAGGAGCCCGAGGTCCCGACGGATTTCGATACCGTATTCGAGGACGACGAATTTATCCTGGTCGCTAAGCCGGCGGGCATCCCCGTGCACCATACGGGGCGCATTTTCTACAATACGTTCGCTTCCGTTGTCCGGCGGGCGACCGATTGCGAGACGGCGACTCCCATGCACCGCCTCGACCGCGATACGGGCGGACTCATGCTGTTTGCCAAGTATGCGGAGACGGCGGCCCGTTTCCAGAAGAATCTTGACCGCATTCTGCTCGGCAAGTTCTACCTGGCGGTTGTACGCGGCGAGTTCCCGCACGAAGAATACCGCTGCGATTTCCCGTTGCGCGAGGATCCGGCAAGCCCCCTGCGCGTAAAAATGTTCCGGTTCGACGACGGCAAGCCCTGTTCGACCATTTTCCGCAGGCTCAAGGTCTTCGAGCGCGATGGCCAGGTCTATTCCGCACTGGAATGCGAACTCTTGACAGGGCGCAAGCACCAGATTCGGGCGCATCTTGCCGAACTCGGGTTCCCGATCGTGGCTGACCGCCTTTACGCCCATGATGGGGTCTATTACGATAAATTAGCCCGTGAGGGCCTTTCCGAGGAAGATTACCGGTTTTTGGGCGGTCACTACCACATGCTCTATGCGTACAAGGTGAAGCTGTTCCTCCCGTATTGGGATTCTCCCCGCGTATTTACAAGCGACAATTTCCCGTCAGAAATGAAGTCGCTGCTCGCTGATTTTGCTATCTTATAG
- a CDS encoding Lrp/AsnC family transcriptional regulator — protein MTALEQHILDVIQDAFPLEERPYQVLADMLNAQGSAGDASREFTEQQVFDAVESLRHSGIIRRIGGIYDSHRLGFISRLCAGKVPSVATGAADDSALDFFAAAVNEIHAITHNYVRSHEYNVWFTVIAESEGEICRIVDGLCAATALHDVRVLSATEKFKINTVMGKASAGRNAPMRTVGNGAKEPLSGALAASDRERIRIACGDIPHTLTPFKDWNVSVDGLREDLIQKRMRRFGAILRHQQAGFAHNAMVCFDALADAGAVLAKNPHISHCYERPAFEGFPYTLYAMMHAQSPEELDSFIKDAAAALGNPDYVVLHSIRELKKTSFRFFE, from the coding sequence ATGACTGCGCTTGAACAACATATCCTTGATGTGATACAGGACGCCTTCCCGCTGGAAGAGCGCCCGTACCAGGTACTTGCGGATATGTTGAACGCGCAGGGGAGTGCGGGCGATGCGTCTCGCGAGTTTACGGAACAGCAGGTATTTGATGCGGTCGAAAGCCTGCGCCACTCTGGCATTATCCGACGCATTGGTGGCATCTACGACTCTCATAGATTGGGCTTTATTTCGCGCCTGTGTGCGGGCAAGGTCCCGTCGGTTGCGACCGGAGCCGCAGACGATTCCGCCCTCGATTTTTTTGCCGCCGCCGTCAATGAAATTCACGCGATTACTCATAACTACGTGCGCTCCCATGAATACAACGTCTGGTTTACCGTTATTGCGGAGTCCGAAGGCGAAATTTGCAGGATTGTCGATGGGCTTTGTGCCGCAACTGCTTTGCACGATGTGCGTGTCCTTTCTGCGACGGAAAAGTTCAAGATAAATACGGTAATGGGGAAGGCGTCTGCCGGAAGGAATGCGCCCATGCGGACGGTTGGTAATGGGGCGAAAGAGCCTCTTTCCGGCGCTTTGGCCGCTTCCGATCGTGAGCGCATCCGCATTGCCTGCGGCGATATCCCGCATACGCTCACGCCTTTCAAGGACTGGAATGTTTCCGTCGATGGCCTCCGCGAAGACCTGATTCAAAAAAGGATGCGTCGTTTCGGAGCCATTTTACGCCATCAGCAGGCGGGATTCGCGCATAATGCGATGGTCTGCTTTGATGCACTCGCCGATGCCGGCGCGGTTTTAGCGAAAAATCCCCATATTTCCCATTGCTATGAACGTCCGGCTTTCGAGGGATTTCCTTACACGCTCTACGCGATGATGCATGCGCAGTCTCCCGAAGAGCTGGACTCGTTTATAAAGGATGCTGCCGCGGCACTTGGCAATCCGGATTACGTCGTGCTCCATTCGATTCGCGAACTCAAGAAAACGAGTTTCCGCTTTTTCGAATAG
- the mnmG gene encoding tRNA uridine-5-carboxymethylaminomethyl(34) synthesis enzyme MnmG: protein MLVAEFDVVVVGGGHAGIEAAHAAWKLGVKTAMLTMDVNAIGRMSCNPAVGGVAKGQIVRDIDALGGLMGLLTDKAGIQFRMLNMSKGPAVWGPRAQCDMKYYSEVARDTILSLEGLSVIQGELAAFDRMVDGRLELTLLDGSRCITRALVIASGTFLASKMFTGLETSIGGRVGEPSADKLSECLAREHIALRRLKTGTPSRLDPDSIDFNECDVQHGDASPWPMSDRHLKLADGMPDDRFWGDTAAHFVRNDCVCWITRTNIKTHDILRSGFKDSPMFSGRIHGKGPRYCPSIEDKINRFGDRDGHQLFLEPEQADIGRVYINGFSSSLPADIQLAAIHTIPGLTRARVLQIGYAVEYDSVDATQLYPTFECKNVPGLYFAGQVCGTSGYEEAAGQGLLAGINAALKIKGEAPFILGRSDSYLGVMADDLSNILLDEPYRMFTSRAEYRLFLRSDNAEMRLKERAREIGMISDEDYADWKRRRELMDEARRRLAEESALPEQANVVLESGGQALASERTRWINVLRRPGIDPELFFRTALPDMPLTRRDQWFLYAEEIYAGFFDRQAREIDDQKKMESVRLPEDLDFMQISAISIESRQRLNSHRPLTLGQASRVPGVRPADITVLAHWLENRP from the coding sequence ATGCTAGTCGCAGAATTTGATGTCGTAGTAGTCGGTGGCGGCCATGCCGGCATCGAGGCGGCCCATGCCGCCTGGAAACTCGGTGTGAAGACCGCCATGCTCACGATGGACGTGAATGCCATCGGGCGTATGAGCTGTAACCCGGCCGTAGGCGGGGTGGCTAAAGGGCAAATTGTCCGCGATATCGATGCGCTCGGCGGCCTGATGGGGCTTTTGACCGACAAGGCGGGCATCCAGTTCCGCATGCTCAACATGAGCAAGGGTCCTGCCGTTTGGGGCCCGCGAGCCCAGTGCGACATGAAGTATTACAGCGAGGTGGCCCGCGACACGATCCTCTCGCTGGAAGGCCTTTCGGTAATTCAGGGCGAACTGGCCGCTTTCGACCGCATGGTGGATGGCCGGCTGGAACTCACGCTTTTGGATGGCAGCCGCTGCATTACGCGCGCGCTTGTGATTGCGAGCGGAACGTTCCTTGCTTCCAAGATGTTCACCGGTCTCGAGACGAGCATCGGTGGGCGAGTGGGCGAACCGAGCGCCGATAAGCTTTCGGAATGCCTTGCCCGCGAGCATATTGCGCTCCGCAGGCTCAAGACCGGGACTCCGAGCCGCCTCGACCCGGATTCCATTGATTTTAATGAATGCGACGTCCAGCATGGCGATGCATCCCCGTGGCCCATGAGCGACCGTCACCTGAAACTGGCCGACGGCATGCCCGATGACCGTTTCTGGGGCGATACAGCAGCGCACTTTGTCCGTAACGATTGCGTATGCTGGATTACGCGCACCAATATCAAGACGCACGACATATTGCGCAGCGGGTTCAAGGATAGCCCGATGTTCAGCGGGCGCATCCACGGCAAGGGCCCGCGCTACTGCCCGAGTATTGAGGACAAGATAAACCGCTTTGGCGACCGCGACGGTCACCAGCTTTTCCTTGAACCGGAACAGGCGGACATCGGCCGCGTGTACATCAACGGCTTCAGTTCGAGCTTGCCCGCCGACATCCAGCTGGCGGCCATCCACACGATTCCGGGCCTTACGCGTGCCCGCGTGTTGCAGATTGGCTATGCGGTGGAATACGATTCTGTAGATGCCACGCAACTTTACCCGACCTTCGAATGCAAGAACGTTCCCGGCCTGTACTTTGCGGGCCAGGTCTGCGGTACGAGCGGCTATGAGGAAGCTGCGGGTCAGGGACTCCTGGCCGGCATCAACGCGGCTCTGAAAATAAAGGGTGAAGCACCCTTTATTTTAGGTCGTTCCGACAGCTACCTCGGGGTGATGGCGGACGACCTGTCGAACATCCTGCTCGACGAGCCTTACAGGATGTTCACGAGCCGCGCCGAATACAGGCTCTTCCTCCGGAGCGACAATGCGGAAATGCGCCTCAAGGAACGAGCCCGCGAAATCGGGATGATTTCGGACGAAGATTACGCCGACTGGAAGCGCCGCCGTGAACTGATGGACGAAGCCCGCAGGCGCCTTGCCGAGGAATCGGCGCTGCCCGAACAGGCGAACGTGGTTCTCGAAAGCGGGGGACAGGCGCTTGCAAGCGAACGCACCCGCTGGATAAACGTTTTGCGTCGCCCGGGAATCGACCCGGAGCTGTTCTTCCGGACCGCGCTCCCGGACATGCCGCTGACCCGCCGCGACCAGTGGTTCCTGTATGCCGAGGAAATCTATGCCGGATTTTTCGACCGCCAAGCCCGCGAAATCGACGACCAGAAGAAGATGGAGTCGGTGCGCCTGCCCGAGGATCTCGACTTCATGCAGATTTCGGCCATCAGCATCGAGAGCCGCCAGCGCCTGAACTCCCACAGGCCGCTCACGCTGGGCCAGGCGAGCCGCGTCCCCGGGGTGCGCCCTGCCGATATTACGGTCCTCGCGCACTGGCTTGAAAACAGGCCTTAA
- a CDS encoding DUF2914 domain-containing protein gives MDFVDKLRAKPVVQKAEKFFPAVAFLAGFSWDSITLGQKIDQSDLAFLLAYYVGALILVVLLSAHLEHPEGWTKERLQAAKTATPRKPPVQPAAPQKPPVQPATVKPAAKAPQPSTFAASAKFSAVAGKMANMAKPATTVVASKIKNVADASTAEAQKFANKIGYESTSVPKNAIVVHHRFLDREWSDVWKSRFTWMMQFCFGSMYSALVVCYFKSSGSLASLILVLMLAVLLVGNEFLQKKYESFGVSLAFFCLLGTMFMNFTIPHLVHRIGFIWFFLSTLASFGVCVGIQRLSHHKKRVLIAPAIISTALVVAYVMNWVPPVPLVLKQQMVCQNFDRTNYSCDVDVPTFLQTIGVKLPSVHRIDGAEVYFLSSVYAPADLKAELEYRWYLKDEKTGNYKLIDKVSSGRMVMRGGREAGYRSYTKKKNPPAGRYRVETAYKNGAVIGSQKFEIFDDGPAEKGFARDSLQ, from the coding sequence ATGGATTTTGTAGATAAATTAAGGGCGAAACCTGTGGTGCAGAAGGCCGAGAAGTTCTTCCCGGCGGTCGCGTTCCTTGCGGGTTTCAGCTGGGATTCCATAACGCTCGGGCAGAAGATTGACCAGTCCGACTTGGCGTTCCTGCTTGCGTATTACGTGGGGGCGCTTATCCTGGTGGTGCTGCTTTCTGCGCACCTGGAACATCCGGAAGGCTGGACGAAGGAACGCCTGCAAGCGGCCAAAACGGCTACTCCGCGTAAACCGCCCGTGCAGCCCGCTGCTCCGCAGAAGCCCCCGGTACAGCCCGCGACGGTGAAACCGGCCGCCAAGGCTCCGCAGCCCTCAACGTTCGCCGCATCTGCAAAATTCTCTGCGGTTGCGGGAAAGATGGCGAACATGGCGAAGCCGGCGACTACCGTTGTCGCGTCGAAAATCAAGAACGTGGCCGACGCTTCCACTGCCGAAGCCCAGAAGTTTGCGAACAAGATCGGTTACGAATCTACTTCCGTCCCGAAGAACGCTATTGTCGTGCATCACCGCTTCCTCGACCGCGAATGGAGCGATGTCTGGAAATCCCGCTTCACGTGGATGATGCAGTTCTGCTTCGGCAGCATGTACAGCGCCCTCGTTGTCTGCTATTTCAAGAGCAGCGGCTCGCTTGCCTCCCTTATCCTTGTGCTTATGCTTGCGGTTCTCCTTGTGGGTAACGAATTCCTGCAAAAGAAGTACGAAAGTTTCGGCGTGAGCTTGGCCTTCTTCTGCTTGCTCGGGACGATGTTCATGAACTTCACCATCCCGCATCTGGTTCACAGGATCGGGTTTATCTGGTTCTTCTTGAGTACGCTCGCCTCCTTCGGGGTCTGCGTGGGCATCCAGAGGCTTTCGCACCACAAGAAGCGCGTTTTGATTGCACCTGCCATCATAAGCACGGCGCTTGTCGTCGCCTACGTGATGAACTGGGTTCCGCCTGTGCCGCTCGTGTTGAAGCAGCAGATGGTTTGCCAGAATTTCGACAGGACGAATTATTCGTGTGATGTCGACGTTCCTACGTTCTTGCAGACCATTGGGGTGAAGCTCCCGTCGGTTCACCGTATCGATGGAGCCGAAGTCTATTTCCTTTCGTCGGTCTATGCGCCTGCCGATTTGAAGGCCGAGCTGGAATACCGCTGGTACCTCAAGGACGAGAAGACGGGCAATTACAAACTTATCGACAAGGTCTCTTCGGGCCGCATGGTCATGCGGGGCGGTCGCGAGGCCGGCTATCGCAGCTATACCAAAAAGAAGAATCCTCCTGCAGGCCGTTACCGCGTGGAGACCGCCTACAAGAACGGAGCCGTTATCGGTTCGCAGAAGTTTGAAATCTTCGACGACGGTCCGGCAGAAAAGGGCTTTGCCCGCGATTCCCTCCAGTAA
- a CDS encoding nicotinate-nicotinamide nucleotide adenylyltransferase gives MKNVAVMGGAFDPIHEDHVTVARLCLERGICDEVWFMPSPDRWDKTLNASPEDRFAMLELVTSDEPRFILSDLEIQQGDFRGSYVFLMGLKEKFPDVNFRLLVGADSYGNIPHWRDPLHFYGTEYNGHLLLRDIELIVFARNGYPKPDETAHLLKGYAPLHWLGAEEGFVGKYSSTQIRKDLWRNRGEKPAGLDPKVYRYIIENDLYRE, from the coding sequence ATGAAAAATGTTGCTGTTATGGGCGGGGCGTTTGACCCGATTCATGAAGATCATGTGACTGTTGCGCGCTTGTGCCTTGAACGCGGTATTTGTGATGAGGTCTGGTTCATGCCGAGCCCCGACCGCTGGGACAAGACGCTGAACGCATCGCCCGAGGATAGGTTCGCGATGCTTGAACTCGTGACGTCGGACGAACCGCGGTTCATCCTTTCGGATCTGGAAATCCAGCAGGGGGATTTCCGTGGTTCCTATGTGTTCTTGATGGGCTTGAAGGAAAAGTTCCCCGACGTGAACTTCAGGCTCCTCGTGGGTGCGGACAGCTACGGGAACATCCCGCACTGGCGCGACCCTCTGCATTTTTACGGTACCGAATATAACGGTCACCTGCTGTTGCGCGACATCGAGCTCATCGTGTTTGCACGTAACGGGTATCCGAAACCCGACGAGACGGCTCACCTCCTGAAAGGGTATGCGCCGCTCCACTGGCTCGGTGCCGAAGAAGGTTTTGTCGGGAAATACTCCAGCACGCAGATCCGCAAGGATCTTTGGCGCAATAGGGGCGAAAAGCCCGCCGGGCTGGACCCGAAGGTGTACCGCTACATCATCGAGAACGACCTGTACAGGGAATAA